The proteins below are encoded in one region of bacterium:
- the pfkA gene encoding 6-phosphofructokinase, translating into MKRIGVLTGGGDSAGMNPAVRAVVRTASRHGVQVIGIRRGWLGLAENDHVELTPHDVSGILHMGGTFLRTFRYPEFATAAGAAPVGKTLKGLKLDGMVVIGGDGSFRGATKLEKEFGLPVVGVPATIDNDIPGTDISIGFDTALNVAIDAVDKVRDTATSHGRIFVIEVMGRSYGLLAAQTAIATGAEEVLLPEVPYNIDDVARRIADGYERGKQHAIIIVAEGAGKASYVTFELRERLSRGVRMVVLGHVQRGGSPSAYDRILASRLGHKATEMLLAGEHGVMVGVVANKFKTSRLEKNTKISARAVLRDARLMEYLV; encoded by the coding sequence ATGAAGCGCATCGGAGTACTGACCGGCGGCGGCGACTCGGCCGGCATGAACCCGGCCGTGCGGGCCGTCGTGCGGACGGCGTCGCGGCACGGGGTCCAGGTGATCGGCATCCGGCGCGGCTGGCTCGGTCTCGCGGAGAACGACCACGTCGAGCTCACGCCCCACGACGTGAGCGGCATCCTGCACATGGGCGGCACCTTCCTGCGCACCTTCCGCTATCCGGAGTTCGCCACCGCGGCCGGGGCGGCCCCCGTGGGCAAGACGCTCAAGGGCCTCAAGCTCGACGGCATGGTGGTCATCGGGGGCGACGGCTCGTTCCGGGGCGCCACCAAGCTCGAGAAGGAGTTCGGCCTGCCCGTGGTCGGGGTGCCCGCCACCATCGACAACGACATTCCCGGGACCGACATCAGCATCGGCTTCGACACGGCCCTGAACGTGGCCATCGACGCGGTGGACAAGGTGCGCGACACGGCCACCAGCCACGGCCGCATCTTCGTCATCGAGGTCATGGGGCGCTCGTACGGCCTGCTCGCGGCCCAGACGGCCATCGCCACCGGCGCCGAGGAGGTGCTGCTGCCGGAGGTGCCCTACAACATCGACGACGTGGCGCGGCGCATCGCCGACGGCTACGAGCGGGGCAAGCAGCACGCGATCATCATCGTCGCCGAGGGCGCCGGCAAGGCCTCGTACGTCACCTTCGAACTGCGGGAACGCCTCTCGCGCGGGGTGCGCATGGTCGTGCTCGGACACGTGCAGCGGGGCGGTTCGCCGTCGGCCTACGACCGCATCCTGGCCAGCCGCCTCGGCCACAAGGCGACCGAGATGCTGCTGGCCGGCGAGCACGGCGTGATGGTGGGCGTCGTGGCCAACAAGTTCAAGACCAGCCGCCTCGAGAAGAACACGAAGATCTCGGCGCGGGCGGTGCTGCGGGACGCGCGCCTGATGGAGTACCTCGTCTGA